In Oryza glaberrima chromosome 8, OglaRS2, whole genome shotgun sequence, the following are encoded in one genomic region:
- the LOC127781097 gene encoding uncharacterized protein LOC127781097 — MSRTLVQPVGQKRLTNVAVVRLRKHGQRFEIACFPNKVLSWRTRVEKDIDEVLQSHTVYSNVSKGVLAKSKDLLKAFSTDDHTAICLEILDKGELQVSGKEREAQLSSQFHEIATIVMDKTINPETRRPYTITMIERLMHDVHFAVDPNLTSKEQALKVIKKLTEHFPIKRAPLRVRFTAPKSKFASLTEKLEEWNANVISKDESGSQPSVVCEIEPSILRSCEERLKDVQGRVEVLSVSAHAEGGSSVDQYENTEESQSVPAVEIDPVARIGEAMQKQSISSEPENPGQGQGKQQRRCKECDVLVEDKLYREHCKSGWHKHNYTRHKNGLPPLSQEECLVEMELADSKRDLKDYDF; from the exons atgtCGCGGACGCTGGTGCAGCCGGTGGGGCAGAAGCGGCTGACGAACGTGGCGGTGGTGCGGCTCCGGAAGCACGGGCAGCGGTTCGAGATCGCGTGCTTCCCGAACAAGGTGTTGTCATGGCGGACGCGGGTGGAGAAGGACATCGACGAGGTGCTCCAATCCCACACCGTCTACTCCAACGTCTCCAAGGGCGTCCTCGCCAAGTCCAAGGACCTCCTCAAGGCCTTCTCCACCGACGACCACACCGCCATCTGCCTCGAGATCCTCGACAAGGGCGAGCTCCAGGTCTCCGGCAAGGAGCGCGAGGCCCAGCTCTCCTCCCAGTTCCACGAGATCGCCACCATCGTCATGGACAAGACCATCAACCCGGAGACACGCCGCCCCTACACCATCACCATGATCGAGCGCCTCATGCACGACGTCCACTTCGCCGTCGACCCCAACCTCACTTCCAAGGAGCAG GCACTGAAAGTTATTAAGAAGCTAACAGAGCATTTCCCCATAAAGCGTGCACCATTGAGGGTGCGCTTCACTGCACCAAAGTCGAAATTTGCAAGCCTTACAGAGAAGCTTGAAGAGTGGAATGCTAATGTTATTTCAAAGGACGAGTCTGGTAGCCAGCCCTCTGTT GTGTGTGAGATTGAGCCATCTATTCTACGGTCATGTGAGGAGAGATTGAAGGATGTGCAGGGGAGGGTGGAAGTACTCTCAGTGTCAGCGCACGCAGAAGGTGGCTCTTCTGTGGATCAATATGAAAACACTGAAGAATCTCAATCAGTGCCTGCAGTGGAGATTGATCCTGTTGCTCGGATAGGTGAGGCCATGCAGAAACAGTCCATCTCAAGTGAGCCAGAAAATCCTGGGCAGGGACAAGGCAAGCAGCAGAGAAGATGCAAAGAATGTGACGTGCTTGTGGAGGACAAGTTGTATAGGGAGCATTGCAAATCTGGGTGGCACAAGCACAACTACACACGCCACAAGAACGGCCTTCCTCCACTCAGCCAGGAGGAGTGCTTGGTGGAAATGGAATTAGCCGACTCCAAGAGGGACCTAAAAGACTATGATTTCTGA
- the LOC127781096 gene encoding uncharacterized protein LOC127781096, producing the protein MPIELPRGLPFAVDTWTAASAVKRHRFLTHAHRDHIAGITATNVAAVYASRLTILIARHIFPQLDRADAFVEVELGAPVLVPDPDGDFTVTAFDANHCPGAVMFLFEGASFGRVLHTGDCRLTPDFRFLAADYVFLDCTFAACSLHFPSKDDSIRQVINCIWKHPNAPVVYLVSDMLGQEEILMEVSKVFGSKIYVDRDKNSECYHTLSLVAPEILTDDSSSRFQVIGFPRLSERATKMLALARAKHQPEPLIIRASSQWYAYYEPPEGSTKRKPALIEPMRDEFGVWHVCFSMHSSHEELEQALRFIQPKWVISTTPPCMAIELSYVKKHCFASRLRNDDPLWKLLRLSDGNSAVSGSPLAVPTVEMIKKCEEEEVTCSVKDSFSSDGIRMRDQEPTLEDFEINVEPPVTLFGIARFGLTEEPELWKDEHESVEIDELKVQVENSATECEQWKDGISVLGSEVIDSVEIVPKEQDSAIESEQLKDCEPKDGTKAIDVTEVEVNEHTSCTESVLWKMDRSDECVTTKRGEFEAEEQKFTGRYQFWKICKPKEMEGAKLTVQGKNTVEALDQVLAIDRLAYLHDNNQEVTKEGIAPSETDQENSKVPDKGSSDSSNAIGSSKGLNANLRKLYRSMNVPVPRPLPSLVELMAASKRPRVSPAVQL; encoded by the exons ATGCCGATCGAGCTACCGCGGGGGCTGCCCTTCGCCGTGGACACGTggacggccgcctccgccgtcaagCGCCACCGCTTCCTGACCCACGCCCACCGCGACCACATCGCCGGCATCACCGCCAccaacgtcgccgccgtctACGCCTCCCGCCTCACCATCCTCATCGCCCGCCACATCTTCCCCCAG CTCGATCGCGCCGACGCcttcgtggaggtggagctggGCGCGCCGGTGCTCGTCCCGGACCCCGACGGCGACTTCACCGTCACCGCCTTCGACGCCAACCACTGCCCCGGCGCCGTCATGTTCCTCTTCGAGGGCGCCTCCTTCGGCCGCGTCCTTCACACCGGCGACTGCCGCCTCACCCCCGACTtccgcttcctcgccgccgactaCGTCTTCCTCGACTGCACCTTCGCCGCCTGCTCTCTCCACTTCCCCTCCAAGGACGACTCCATCCGCCAG GTCATCAATTGCATCTGGAAGCACCCCAATGCACCGGTGGTTTATCTCGTGTCCGACATGCTTGGCCAAGAGGAGATACTCATGGAGGTGTCAAAGGTGTTTGGATCCAAGATTTATGTAGACAGGGACAAGAATTCAGAGTGTTATCACACCCTCTCCCTCGTCGCGCCGGAGATCCTCACCGACGACTCGTCGTCTCGCTTCCAGGTGATTGGTTTCCCCAGGTTGTCGGAGCGAGCAACGAAGATGCTCGCGTTGGCACGGGCGAAGCACCAGCCTGAGCCACTCATCATCAGGGCTTCTTCGCAATGGTACGCGTACTATGAGCCACCAGAGGGATCGACCAAGAGGAAACCGGCACTGATAGAGCCAATGCGCGATGAATTCGGGGTGTGGCACGTCTGCTTCTCGATGCATTCGTCCCACGAAGAGCTGGAGCAGGCGTTGCGGTTCATCCAGCCCAAATGGGTCATCTCCACAACCCCTCCATGTATGGCGATCGAGCTGTCCTATGTCAAGAAGCACTGCTTCGCGTCCCGGTTACGCAATGATGATCCCCTCTGGAAGCTGCTCAGGTTGTCTGATGGAAATTCTGCAGTTTCAGGATCACCACTGGCTGTACCAACTGTAGAGATGATCAAGAAATGTGAGGAGGAAGAGGTCACTTGTTCTGTCAAGGACTCTTTCAGTTCTGATGGTATCAGGATGCGGGATCAAGAACCAACTCTGGAAGACTTTGAAATCAACGTGGAGCCACCTGTGACACTGTTCGGGATAGCGAGGTTTGGATTGACTGAGGAACCTGAATTGTGGAAGGATGAGCATGAGAGTGTCGAAATCGACGAGCTTAAAGTGCAGGTGGAGAATTCAGCTACAGAATGTGAGCAGTGGAAGGATGGCATATCTGTCTTAGGCTCTGAAGTAATTGATTCAGTTGAAATTGTGCCCAAAGAGCAGGACTCAGCAATAGAATCTGAACAGTTGAAAGATTGCGAACCTAAAGATGGAACCAAAGCAATTGATGTAACTGAAGTTGAAGTGAATGAGCACACATCATGTACAGAATCTGTACTTTGGAAAATGGACAGAAGTGATGAGTGTGTGACAACTAAGAGAGGTGAATTTGAAGCTGAAGAACAGAAATTCACTGGCAGATACCAGTTTTGGAAAATATGCAAGCCCAAGGAGATGGAGGGTGCTAAATTGACTGTACAAGGTAAAAACACTGTTGAAGCACTTGATCAGGTTTTGGCCATCGATCGTCTAGCCTACTTGCATGACAACAACCAAGAGGTAACAAAAGAGGGTATTGCTCCATCAGAAACTGATCAGGAGAACTCTAAAGTTCCTGACAAGGGAAGCAGTGACTCCTCGAATGCTATTGGATCATCAAAAGGTCTGAATGCCAACCTGAGAAAGCTGTACAGGTCGATGAACGTGCCGGTTCCTCGTCCCCTGCCCTCATTAGTTGAGCTCATGGCAGCCTCAAAGCGACCAAGGGTTTCTCCTGCTGTGCAGCTGTAG
- the LOC127781113 gene encoding protein mago nashi homolog 1 encodes MATVAGDDGGGEFYLRYYVGHKGKFGHEFLEFEFRPDGKLRYANNSNYKKDTMIRKEVFVSPSVLREATRIIHESEIMKEDDSNWPEPDRVGRQELEIVMGNEHISFTTSKIGSLVDVQTSKDPEGLRIFYYLVQDLKCFVFSLINLHFKIKPIQS; translated from the exons atggcgacggtggccggcgacgatggcggcggcgagttcTACCTGCGGTACTACGTGGGGCACAAGGGGAAGTTCGGGCACGAGTTCCTGGAGTTCGAGTTCCGGCCCGACGGGAAGCTCCGGTACGCCAACAACTCCAACTACAAGAAGGACACCATGATCCGCAAGGAGGTGTTCGTCTCCCCCTCCGTCCTCCGCGAGGCCACCAGGATCATCCACGAATCCGAG ATTATGAAGGAGGATGACAGCAACTGGCCGGAGCCAGACCGCGTGGGAAGGCAGGAGCTGGAGATCGTGATGGGGAACGAGCACATCTCCTTCACCACCTCCAAGATCGGCTCCCTCGTCGACGTCCAGACCAGCAAGGACCCCGAGGGCCTCCGCATCTTCTACTACCTCGTCCAG GATCTGAAGTGCTTCGTGTTTTCACTCATCAATCTCCACTTCAAGATCAAGCCCATTCAATCTTGA
- the LOC127782484 gene encoding pectinesterase inhibitor 28, which translates to MASSMAPAAAMAILLLALLVPATLCSRSGPPSSKHGHGGHAKHAPPPASPVVPVEPQAAALVRATCNSTAYYDVCVSALAADPSSTTADVRGLSAIAVSVAAANASGAAQAAAALANGTAPLAAAAAGDGTVQALLRACAGKYGDARDALAAAKESMGQQDYDLATVHVSAGAEYPQVCKALFRRQRPGAYPAELAAREEALNKLCSVALDIIALLTSSPSPSNNNNS; encoded by the coding sequence ATGGCATCATCAATGGCGCCTGCAGCAGCAATGGCGATCCTCCTCCTGGCGCTTCTCGTGCCCGCCACGCTGTGCTCCCGCTCAGGGCCGCCGTCGTCCAAGCACGGCCACGGCGGCCACGCCaagcacgcgccgccgccggcgtcgcccgtGGTGCCGGTGGAGCCTCAGGCCGCGGCGCTGGTGCGCGCCACCTGCAACTCCACCGCCTACTACGACGTCTGCGTgtcggcgctcgccgccgacccgtCGAGCACCACGGCCGACGTGCGCGGCCTCTCCGCCATCGCCGTGTCCGTGGCCGCGGCGAACGCGTCcggcgcggcgcaggcggcggcggcgctggccaaCGGCAcggcgcccctcgccgccgctgccgccggcgacggcaccgTGCAGGCGCTGCTCCGCGCGTGCGCCGGCAAGTACGGCGACGCGCGCgacgcgctggcggcggcgaaggagtcGATGGGGCAGCAGGACTACGACCTGGCGACGGTGCACGTGAGCGCCGGCGCGGAGTACCCGCAGGTGTGCAAGGCGCTGTTCCGGCGGCAGAGGCCCGGGGCGTACCCGGCGGAGctcgcggcgagggaggaggcgctCAACAAGCTCTGCTCCGTCGCGCTCGACATCATCgccctcctcacctcctctccatctccatccaacaacaacaacagctaG
- the LOC127782482 gene encoding chromatin assembly factor 1 subunit FAS2 homolog: MRGGTVQINWHEQQPVLTLDFHPVSRRLATGGSDHDIKIWVIASDDSDKKLPTATYHSSLSSHSSAVNVLRFSPSGENLASGADGGGIIIWKLHSTDDGEAWKVQKTLLFHHKDVLDLQWSQDGAFLVSASVDNSCIVWDAIKGSVQQKLEGHLHYVQGVAWDPLGQYIASLSSDRTCRIYANKPQGKSKNTDRMNFVCQHTLVKAEHQNHDESKPPVRAHLFHDETLPSFFRRLAWSPDGSFLVLPAGLCKYSSEVINTAYVMSRRDLSRPAIQLPGASKAIVAVRFCPVLFKLRGSQSDCFFKLPYRVIFAVATLNSLYVYDTESVAPILIHAGLHYAAITDIAWSSDAKYLAVSSRDCFCTIIEFENEELGLPYNLSGTKELAEGNTNCENMKPLKVDSMEIDAGSSKAKIKASSAAVEVTPSPPVLAQNNILMTKDVAEGNATSENDRPSAVDNMEVDVGENKAKMEVTPVAVQVTAPPVSTKNSASSKPTKKRITPIAIN; encoded by the exons atgcgGGGCGGCACGGTGCAGATCAACTGGCACGAGCAGCAGCCGGTCCTCACCCTCGACTTCCACCccgtctcccgccgcctcgccaccggcggcagcgaccACGACATCAAG ATCTGGGTGATTGCGTCGGATGATTCCGACAAGAAGCTCCCCACTGCCACCTACCACAGCAGCCTCTCCTCCCACAGCTCCGCGGTGAACGTTCTCCGCTTCTCGCCTTCCG GCGAAAATCTTGCGTCTGGTGCTGATG GTGGTGGTATTATCATCTGGAAGTTGCATTCCACTGATGACGGCGAGGCTTGGAAAGTACAAAAGACATTATT GTTCCATCACAAGGATGTTCTTGACCTGCAATGGTCCCAAGATGGCGCATTCCTTGTTTCTGCTTCAGTTGATAACAGTTGCATTGTATGGGATGCTATTAAAG GTTCGGTGCAACAAAAGTTGGAGGGTCATTTGCATTATGTTCAAGGCGTGGCATGGGATCCTCTGGGTCAATACATTGCTTCACTGAGCTCTGACAGAACTTGTAGAATATATGCAAATAAGCCCCAAGGCAAGTCAAAGAACACAGATAGGATGAACTTTGTTTGCCAGCATACACTGGTGAAGGCCGAACATCAAAATCATGATGAGTCCAAG CCACCAGTTAGAGCTCATTTGTTTCATGACGAAACGTTACCATCTTTCTTTCGGAGATTGGCATGGTCGCCTGATGGATCTTTTCTGGTACTGCCAGCAG GTTTATGCAAATATTCATCTGAAGTGATCAATACAGCTTATGTAATGTCAAGGAGAGACTTGTCAAG GCCTGCGATACAACTCCCTGGCGCAAGTAAAGCAATAGTGGCAGTGCGCTTTTGCCCGGTTCTCTTCAAGCTGCGTGGTTCCCAATCAG ATTGTTTCTTCAAGCTTCCTTACAGAGTTATTTTTGCTGTTGCTACTTTGAACTCCCTGTATGTTTATGACACTGAAAGTGTTGCTCCTATTCTAATACATGCTGGTCTGCACTATGCTGCAATTACGGATATTGCATG GTCTTCTGATGCCAAGTACCTGGCAGTGTCATCACGAGATTGCTTCTGCACCATTATTGAGTTTGAGAATGAAGAGTTGGGGCTGCCCTATAATCTCTCTG GAACAAAGGAACTTGCTGAAGGGAATACCAACTGTGAGAACATGAAGCCATTAAAGGTGGACAGTATGGAAATTGATGCTGGTTCCAGCAAAGCTAAGATAAAAGCCAGTTCTGCAGCCGTTGAAGTGACACCATCACCACCAGTGCTGGCCCAGAACAATATATTGA TGACAAAGGACGTTGCTGAAGGAAATGCGACAAGTGAAAATGACAGGCCTTCAGCGGTGGACAATATGGAAGTTGATGTTGGTGAAAACAAAGCTAAGATGGAAGTCACTCCTGTCGCTGTACAAGTGACAGCGCCGCCAGTGTCGACCAAGAACAGCGCATCAAGTAAGCCTACCAAGAAGCGAATTACTCCTATTGCAATCAACTAA
- the LOC127782483 gene encoding protein TRACHEARY ELEMENT DIFFERENTIATION-RELATED 7A-like yields the protein MLTTTPHSPLYSNQHSISIAMAFNPGSPGFGFPFPFYPPNPNPYAPLNPNAPKPPVMPPRPQAPPPPQRFPPPPAPPIRPPSPPGRAPPPPNRAPPPPSQAPPPPRRAPPPPALPPPPPRRAPPPPSMPPPPPPRRAPPPPSPPIRPPPPPTPRPHAPPPPSHPLAPPPPHISPPAPVPPPPSPPPHIVIIVVFVSFGGLLLLACLAALFCWHKKKRRETERKAEVHNLSGHVHVHKATESGPGGAKATVLSIDEDLKFQEVAGESSSAAGAGSHHTPWSWHRRQQEGKAENKAELINVTEHIHVDEKIVSGPQGQKIEILSEDEDIRFEEAGRKEKGDERSKTRITKT from the coding sequence ATGCTCACCACCACACCTCACTCCCCTCTCTACAGCAACCAGCATTCCATTTCCATAGCAATGGCTTTCAACCCTGGCTCTCCTGGCTTcggcttccccttccccttctacCCTCCCAATCCCAACCCTTATGCTCCCCTAAACCCCAATGCTCCAAAGCCACCGGTGATGCCACCGCGCCCTCAAGCCCCGCCACCCCCGCAGCGTTTCCCGCCACCACCTGCCCCGCCCATCCGACCCCCGTCACCTCCAGGCcgcgctccaccaccacccaatcgtgcaccgccaccgccttctcAAGCCCCACCGCCCCCACGCCGTGCTCCCCCTCCACCCGCcctgccaccgccacccccaCGACGTgccccaccgccaccatcaatgcccccgccaccaccacctcgccgtgctccacccccaccgtcaccgcccattcgaccaccacctccaccaacTCCTCGCCCCcatgcaccaccaccgccatctcACCCACTAGCACCGCCCCCGCCCCACATCAGCCCACCAGCACCCGTGCCGCCTCCGCCTAGCCCACCACCCCacatcgtcatcatcgtcgtcttcgtctcATTCGGCGGCCTCCTGTTGCTAGCATGCCTCGCCGCCCTCTTCTGCTGGcacaagaagaagaggagggagacggAGAGGAAGGCGGAGGTGCACAACCTGAGTGGCCATGTCCATGTCCACAAGGCGACTGAGTCAGGCCCCGGCGGCGCCAAGGCCACCGTGCTGTCCATCGACGAGGACCTCAAATTccaggaggtcgccggcgagtcGTCGAGCGCCGCCGGAGCAGGGAGCCATCATACCCCTTGGTCATGGCACAGGAGGCAGCAGGAAGGCAAAGCAGAGAACAAGGCAGAGCTCATCAATGTCACGGAGCACATCCATGTCGATGAGAAGATTGTATCAGGGCCTCAGGGGCAAAAGATCGAGATCCTTTCAGAAGATGAGGACATCAGGTTTGAAGAGGCAGGCAGGAAGGAAAAGGGAGATGAAAGATCAAAGACTCGCATCACCAAGACCTGA